The Pseudomonas sp. TH06 genome has a window encoding:
- the hutH gene encoding histidine ammonia-lyase has product MTALNLIPGQLSLAQLRDVFQNPVKLSLDNSASAQIEASVACVEQILAENRTAYGINTGFGLLASTRIASEDLENLQRSLVLSHAAGVGQPISDELVRLIMVLKVNSLSRGFSGIRRVVIDALIALINAEVYPHIPLKGSVGASGDLAPLAHMSLVLLGEGKARYKGEWMEATEALKVAGLTPLTLAAKEGLALLNGTQVSTAFALRGLFEGEDLFAGAIALGGLTVEAVLGSRSPFDARIHAARGQKGQIDAAAAYRDLLGERSEVSDSHQNCEKVQDPYSLRCQPQVMGACLTQFRQAAEVLAVEANAVSDNPLVFAAEGDVISGGNFHAEPVAMAADNMALAIAEIGSLSERRISLMMDKHMSQLPPFLVANGGVNSGFMIAQVTAAALASENKALSHPHSVDSLPTSANQEDHVSMAPAAGKRLWEMAENTRGILAVEWLAAVQGLDLRNGLKTSGKLEQARAILRKEVPFYEKDRFFAPDINAATELLASRCLTELVPAKLLPSL; this is encoded by the coding sequence ATGACTGCGCTGAACCTGATTCCCGGCCAACTGAGCCTGGCCCAACTGCGTGACGTCTTCCAGAATCCGGTCAAACTGAGCCTCGACAACAGCGCCTCGGCGCAAATCGAAGCCAGTGTGGCCTGCGTCGAGCAGATCCTCGCCGAGAACCGCACCGCCTACGGCATCAACACCGGTTTTGGCCTGCTGGCCTCGACCCGCATCGCCAGCGAAGACCTGGAAAACCTGCAGCGCTCGCTGGTGCTGTCCCACGCCGCCGGCGTCGGCCAGCCGATCAGCGATGAGCTGGTACGCCTGATCATGGTGCTCAAGGTCAACAGCCTCAGCCGTGGTTTCTCCGGTATCCGCCGCGTGGTGATCGATGCGCTGATCGCGCTGATCAATGCCGAGGTTTACCCGCACATTCCATTGAAGGGCTCGGTGGGTGCTTCCGGCGATCTGGCGCCGCTGGCGCACATGTCGCTGGTGCTGCTGGGCGAGGGCAAGGCGCGCTACAAGGGCGAGTGGATGGAAGCCACTGAAGCGCTGAAAGTCGCCGGCCTGACGCCGCTGACCCTGGCGGCCAAAGAAGGTCTGGCGCTGCTGAACGGCACGCAGGTTTCCACGGCGTTTGCGCTGCGTGGTCTGTTTGAAGGTGAAGATTTGTTTGCCGGCGCAATTGCGCTGGGTGGCCTTACTGTTGAGGCGGTACTCGGTTCGCGCTCGCCGTTCGACGCACGCATTCACGCGGCTCGCGGCCAGAAAGGTCAGATCGATGCCGCCGCCGCTTATCGTGATCTGCTCGGCGAGCGCAGCGAAGTCTCCGACTCGCACCAGAACTGCGAAAAGGTCCAGGACCCGTACTCGCTACGTTGCCAGCCACAAGTCATGGGCGCCTGCCTGACCCAGTTCCGTCAGGCCGCTGAAGTGCTGGCGGTCGAAGCCAACGCCGTGTCGGATAACCCATTGGTATTCGCGGCTGAGGGCGACGTGATTTCCGGCGGCAACTTCCACGCCGAACCGGTGGCCATGGCGGCTGACAACATGGCCCTGGCGATTGCCGAAATCGGCTCGCTGAGCGAACGCCGTATCTCGCTGATGATGGACAAGCACATGTCGCAACTGCCGCCGTTCCTGGTGGCCAATGGCGGCGTGAACTCCGGTTTCATGATTGCTCAGGTAACCGCAGCGGCACTGGCCAGCGAAAACAAGGCGCTGTCCCATCCGCATTCGGTCGACAGCCTGCCGACTTCAGCTAACCAGGAAGACCACGTATCCATGGCCCCGGCGGCTGGCAAGCGCCTGTGGGAAATGGCTGAGAACACTCGCGGGATTCTCGCGGTGGAATGGCTGGCGGCGGTGCAGGGTCTGGACCTGCGCAACGGTCTGAAGACTTCGGGGAAGCTCGAGCAGGCCCGGGCGATTTTGCGTAAGGAAGTGCCGTTCTATGAGAAAGACCGCTTCTTTGCGCCGGACATCAATGCGGCGACTGAGCTGTTGGCGTCGCGGTGCCTGACTGAACTGGTTCCGGCCAAACTTTTGCCTAGCCTGTGA
- a CDS encoding cytosine permease has translation MAVNTDRAGNKPLIERRSIDYIPEAERHGRLFSQFTLWMGANLQITAIVTGALAVVLGGDVFWSLIGLLIGQLLGGGVMALHAAQGPKLGLPQMISSRVQFGVYGAAIPIVLVCLMYLGFTATGTVLSGQALGQLFGVSDTVGILLFASVIVVVTVLGYRVIHWIGRVASVVGVIAFVYLFSRLISQVDVGALLQIRHFSWSSFLLAVSLAASWQIAFGPYVADYSRYLPSKTSAVKTFFAAGAGSVVGAQVAMILGVFAAASSNGQFAGHEVAYIVGLGGAGATAALLYFSIAFGKVTISTLNSYGSFMCIATIISGFRGHLTVTRMQRLVFVLVIVGAATLIALLGQHSFLGAFKSFILFLLAFFTPWSAINLVDYYCITRERYDVPALADPNGRYGRWNILGISVYVFGVLVQLPFISTKFYTGPLVAALGDVDISWIIGLVLPAAVYYVCAKKWHSTVPDQLILPVEQNSHAQPEKSGASRVAAQA, from the coding sequence ATGGCTGTTAACACCGATCGTGCAGGCAACAAACCGTTGATCGAAAGGCGTTCGATCGACTACATCCCGGAAGCGGAAAGACACGGTCGTCTGTTTAGCCAGTTCACCCTGTGGATGGGTGCCAACCTGCAAATCACCGCGATTGTCACCGGGGCCCTGGCCGTGGTGCTGGGCGGTGATGTGTTCTGGTCGTTGATCGGTCTGTTGATCGGTCAACTGCTCGGCGGCGGGGTGATGGCGCTGCATGCGGCTCAAGGGCCGAAGCTCGGGCTGCCGCAGATGATTTCCAGCCGCGTGCAGTTTGGCGTGTATGGCGCGGCCATCCCGATCGTGCTGGTGTGCCTGATGTACCTCGGCTTCACCGCCACCGGTACGGTGCTTTCCGGTCAGGCGCTGGGCCAGTTGTTTGGCGTCAGCGACACCGTGGGTATCCTGCTGTTCGCCAGTGTCATCGTGGTGGTCACGGTACTCGGTTATCGGGTGATCCACTGGATCGGACGTGTCGCCAGTGTCGTTGGTGTGATCGCCTTCGTTTATCTGTTCAGCCGGCTGATCAGTCAGGTTGATGTGGGCGCACTCCTGCAGATCCGTCACTTCAGCTGGAGCAGTTTCCTGCTCGCGGTATCGCTTGCCGCGTCGTGGCAGATCGCTTTCGGCCCTTACGTGGCTGACTATTCCCGTTACCTGCCGAGCAAGACCTCGGCGGTAAAAACCTTCTTCGCCGCCGGTGCCGGCTCTGTGGTTGGCGCACAAGTGGCGATGATCCTCGGCGTGTTCGCCGCAGCGTCCTCCAACGGCCAGTTCGCCGGTCATGAGGTTGCTTACATCGTCGGTCTGGGCGGCGCCGGTGCCACCGCTGCGCTGCTGTACTTCAGCATCGCGTTCGGCAAGGTGACCATCTCCACGCTGAATTCCTACGGCAGCTTCATGTGCATCGCGACCATCATCAGCGGCTTCCGTGGTCACCTGACCGTTACGCGCATGCAACGTCTGGTGTTCGTGCTGGTGATCGTTGGCGCAGCAACCCTGATTGCCTTGCTCGGTCAGCACTCGTTCCTTGGTGCGTTCAAGTCTTTCATCCTGTTCCTGCTCGCCTTCTTCACACCGTGGAGTGCGATCAACCTGGTGGACTACTACTGCATCACCCGCGAGCGCTACGACGTGCCGGCGCTGGCCGATCCGAACGGTCGCTACGGCCGCTGGAACATCCTCGGGATCAGCGTCTATGTGTTCGGCGTGCTGGTGCAGCTGCCGTTTATCTCCACCAAGTTCTACACCGGTCCGCTGGTGGCAGCGCTGGGTGATGTGGATATCTCCTGGATCATCGGTCTGGTGTTGCCCGCCGCCGTGTATTACGTGTGCGCGAAAAAATGGCACAGCACGGTACCTGATCAACTGATTCTGCCGGTCGAGCAGAACAGCCATGCACAACCTGAAAAAAGCGGGGCCAGTCGCGTAGCGGCGCAGGCCTGA
- the hutH gene encoding histidine ammonia-lyase yields MSQAEKIVITGSPLRWQDVVAVARHGAQLELSNETWARIENAQAIVQRIVESGERAYGVNTGLGGLSNVSLKDEQLSQLSRNTLLSHACGVGPVLADEQTRAIICAAIHNYSHGKSGIHRRVVEGLLALLNRGITPQVPSQGSVGYLTHMAHIGITLLGVGNVSYRGQITSAQQALAEEGLQPVQLGAKDGLCLVNGTPCMTGLSCLAIADATRLVQWADVIGAMSFEAQRGQIDAFDAEIIALKPHPGMQHVGINLRALLDGSEVIASSRGIRTQDALSIRSIPQVHGAARDQLDHAIKQVEAELNGCTDNPLLLGTPENFRVMSQANPHGQSVAMAADLLAIAMAEIGSIAERRLDRLVNPHVSGLPAFLVANPGVNSGMMIVQYVAASLCAENRQLAQPAVLDNYITSGLQEDHLSMGTNAALKLHRALENCTQILAIEYLLAAQAFEFLKEQRFGAGTDVAWRLLREKVPAYDQDRWLAPDIAAAASVLKDPNLPHNVLPNLH; encoded by the coding sequence ATGTCCCAGGCTGAAAAAATCGTCATCACCGGCAGCCCCCTGCGTTGGCAGGACGTGGTTGCCGTCGCCCGTCATGGCGCGCAACTGGAACTGTCGAACGAGACCTGGGCGCGCATCGAAAACGCCCAGGCCATCGTCCAGCGCATCGTCGAAAGCGGTGAGCGCGCCTATGGCGTCAACACCGGTCTGGGCGGCCTGTCCAACGTCTCGCTCAAGGACGAACAGCTCAGCCAGCTCTCGCGTAATACCCTGCTCAGCCACGCCTGTGGCGTCGGCCCGGTACTCGCCGACGAGCAGACCCGCGCAATCATCTGCGCCGCCATTCACAACTACAGCCACGGCAAATCCGGGATTCATCGCCGGGTGGTCGAAGGTCTGCTGGCGCTGCTCAATCGCGGCATCACCCCGCAAGTGCCGTCGCAAGGTTCGGTGGGTTACCTGACGCACATGGCGCACATCGGCATCACGCTGCTGGGCGTCGGTAATGTCAGCTATCGCGGGCAAATCACTTCTGCGCAACAAGCGCTGGCCGAAGAAGGCCTGCAACCGGTGCAACTCGGTGCGAAGGATGGTTTGTGCCTGGTCAACGGCACGCCGTGCATGACCGGCCTCAGCTGTCTGGCGATTGCCGACGCGACGCGTCTGGTGCAGTGGGCCGACGTCATCGGTGCCATGAGCTTCGAAGCGCAACGCGGGCAGATCGACGCGTTCGATGCCGAGATCATCGCGCTCAAGCCACATCCGGGCATGCAGCACGTCGGCATCAACCTGCGTGCGTTGCTCGATGGCAGTGAAGTGATTGCGTCGAGCAGAGGCATTCGTACGCAGGACGCGCTGAGCATTCGCTCGATCCCGCAGGTGCATGGCGCCGCACGCGATCAACTGGATCATGCGATCAAACAGGTCGAAGCCGAACTCAACGGTTGCACCGATAACCCGCTGTTACTCGGCACGCCGGAGAATTTCCGGGTGATGTCGCAAGCCAATCCACACGGGCAATCGGTGGCGATGGCAGCGGATCTGCTGGCCATCGCCATGGCCGAAATCGGCTCGATTGCCGAGCGTCGTCTCGATCGTCTGGTCAACCCGCACGTCAGCGGTCTGCCGGCGTTTCTGGTGGCCAATCCGGGCGTGAACTCCGGGATGATGATCGTGCAATACGTCGCCGCGTCGCTGTGTGCGGAAAACCGCCAATTGGCGCAACCAGCGGTGCTCGACAACTACATCACTTCAGGCCTGCAGGAAGACCATTTGAGCATGGGCACCAACGCCGCGCTCAAGCTGCACCGTGCACTGGAAAACTGCACGCAGATCCTCGCCATCGAATATCTGCTGGCGGCGCAGGCGTTTGAATTCCTCAAGGAACAACGCTTCGGCGCCGGCACTGATGTGGCGTGGCGACTGCTGCGTGAAAAGGTCCCGGCCTACGATCAGGATCGTTGGCTGGCGCCGGACATCGCCGCCGCTGCGAGCGTGTTGAAAGACCCGAATCTGCCGCACAACGTGTTACCGAATTTGCACTGA
- a CDS encoding glycine betaine/L-proline ABC transporter ATP-binding protein, giving the protein MNNATVSKIEVKNVFKIFGNRAKDALAMVGQGKTKDQVLNETGCVVGVNDLSLSIGTGEIFVIMGLSGSGKSTLVRHFNRLIDPTSGAILVDGVDILQYDMEALREFRRHKISMVFQSFGLLPHKTVLDNVAYGLKVRGESKQMCSERALHWINTVGLKGYENKYPHQLSGGMRQRVGLARALAADTDIILMDEAFSALDPLIRAEMQDQLLELQKTLHKTIVFITHDLDEAVRIGNRIAILKDGRLIQVGTPREILHSPADEYVDRFVQRRAAVV; this is encoded by the coding sequence ATGAACAACGCAACCGTGAGCAAGATCGAAGTCAAAAACGTCTTCAAGATTTTCGGCAACCGCGCCAAGGATGCGTTGGCCATGGTCGGTCAGGGCAAGACCAAGGATCAGGTGCTGAACGAAACCGGTTGTGTGGTCGGCGTTAACGACCTGTCGCTGAGCATTGGCACCGGCGAAATCTTCGTGATCATGGGCCTGTCCGGCTCGGGCAAATCGACGCTGGTGCGCCACTTCAATCGCCTGATCGACCCGACCAGCGGCGCGATCCTCGTCGATGGCGTAGACATCCTGCAATACGACATGGAAGCCCTGCGCGAATTTCGCCGGCACAAGATCAGCATGGTGTTCCAGAGCTTCGGCCTGCTGCCGCACAAGACCGTCCTCGACAACGTCGCCTACGGCTTGAAGGTGCGCGGCGAGAGCAAGCAAATGTGCTCGGAACGCGCGCTGCACTGGATCAACACCGTGGGCCTCAAGGGCTACGAAAACAAATACCCGCACCAGCTCTCCGGCGGCATGCGCCAGCGTGTCGGCCTGGCCCGGGCCTTGGCGGCGGACACCGACATCATCCTGATGGACGAGGCGTTCAGTGCGCTGGATCCGCTGATCCGCGCGGAAATGCAGGATCAGTTGCTGGAGCTGCAAAAAACTCTGCACAAGACCATCGTCTTCATCACCCACGACCTCGACGAGGCCGTGCGTATCGGCAATCGCATCGCGATCCTCAAGGATGGCCGTCTGATTCAGGTCGGCACGCCGCGGGAGATCCTGCATTCACCGGCGGATGAGTACGTCGACCGGTTCGTGCAGCGGCGGGCGGCGGTGGTTTGA
- the hutU gene encoding urocanate hydratase — MTDNKPTKYRNVEIRAARGNKLTAKSWLTEAPLRMLMNNLDPEVAENPKELVVYGGIGRAARNWECYDKIVESLTNLNDDETLLVQSGKPIGVFKTHSNAPRVLIANSNLVPHWASWEHFNELDAKGLAMYGQMTAGSWIYIGSQGIVQGTYETFVEAGRQHYNDNLTGKWVLTAGLGGMGGAQPLAATLAGACSLNIECQQVSIDFRLKSRYVDEQAKDLDDALARIDKYTKEGKAISIALLGNAAEILPELVKRGVRPDMVTDQTSAHDPLNGYLPAGWTWDEYRARAKTEPAAVIKAAKQSMAVHVKAMLEFQKQGIPTFDYGNNIRQMAQEEGVENAFDFPGFVPAYIRPLFCRGIGPFRWAALSGDPQDIYKTDAKVKELIPDDAHLHNWLDMARERISFQGLPARICWVGLGLRAKLGLAFNEMVRSGELSAPIVIGRDHLDSGSVASPNRETESMQDGSDAVSDWPLLNALLNTASGATWVSLHHGGGVGMGFSQHSGMVIVCDGTDEAAERIARVLHNDPATGVMRHADAGYQIAIDCAKEQGLNLPMITGQ, encoded by the coding sequence GTGACTGACAATAAGCCTACTAAATACCGCAACGTCGAGATCCGCGCTGCCCGCGGCAACAAGCTGACCGCCAAGAGCTGGCTGACCGAAGCGCCGCTGCGGATGCTGATGAACAACCTCGACCCGGAAGTCGCCGAGAACCCTAAAGAACTGGTGGTCTACGGTGGCATCGGTCGTGCGGCACGTAACTGGGAATGCTACGACAAGATCGTCGAGAGCCTGACCAACCTGAACGACGACGAGACCCTGCTGGTGCAATCCGGCAAGCCGATCGGCGTGTTCAAGACTCACAGCAATGCCCCGCGCGTACTGATCGCCAACTCCAACCTGGTTCCACACTGGGCGAGCTGGGAACACTTCAACGAACTCGACGCCAAAGGCCTGGCCATGTACGGCCAGATGACTGCGGGCAGCTGGATCTACATCGGCAGCCAGGGCATCGTTCAGGGCACTTACGAAACCTTCGTTGAAGCCGGTCGCCAGCACTACAACGACAACCTCACCGGCAAGTGGGTGTTGACCGCCGGTCTTGGTGGCATGGGTGGCGCACAACCTCTGGCTGCAACCCTGGCCGGTGCTTGCTCGCTGAACATCGAGTGCCAGCAGGTCAGCATCGATTTCCGCCTGAAAAGCCGTTACGTCGACGAGCAAGCCAAAGACCTCGACGACGCCCTGGCGCGCATCGACAAATACACCAAAGAAGGCAAAGCGATCTCCATCGCGCTGCTGGGTAACGCGGCAGAAATCCTGCCGGAACTGGTCAAGCGCGGCGTGCGCCCGGACATGGTCACCGACCAGACCAGCGCCCACGATCCATTGAACGGTTACCTGCCAGCCGGCTGGACCTGGGACGAATACCGTGCCCGCGCCAAGACCGAGCCGGCCGCTGTGATCAAAGCCGCCAAGCAGTCGATGGCCGTGCACGTCAAAGCCATGCTGGAATTCCAGAAGCAGGGCATTCCGACCTTCGACTACGGCAACAACATCCGTCAGATGGCGCAGGAAGAAGGCGTCGAAAACGCGTTCGATTTCCCTGGCTTCGTACCGGCCTACATTCGTCCGCTGTTCTGCCGTGGCATCGGCCCGTTCCGCTGGGCGGCGCTGTCGGGTGATCCGCAAGACATCTACAAAACCGACGCCAAGGTCAAAGAACTGATCCCGGACGACGCGCACCTGCACAACTGGCTGGACATGGCCCGCGAGCGCATCAGCTTCCAGGGTCTGCCGGCGCGTATCTGCTGGGTTGGCCTGGGTCTGCGCGCCAAGCTCGGTCTGGCGTTCAACGAAATGGTCCGTAGCGGCGAACTGTCGGCGCCCATCGTGATCGGTCGCGACCACCTCGACTCCGGCTCGGTCGCCAGCCCGAACCGTGAAACCGAATCGATGCAGGACGGTTCCGACGCAGTGTCCGACTGGCCGCTGCTCAACGCTTTGCTCAACACCGCGAGCGGCGCGACCTGGGTTTCCCTGCACCACGGCGGCGGCGTCGGCATGGGCTTCTCGCAGCACTCGGGCATGGTGATTGTCTGCGACGGTACTGACGAAGCGGCCGAGCGCATTGCGCGCGTGCTGCACAACGACCCGGCCACCGGCGTCATGCGTCATGCCGATGCCGGTTACCAGATCGCCATCGACTGCGCCAAGGAGCAGGGCCTGAACCTGCCGATGATTACCGGTCAATAA
- a CDS encoding ABC transporter substrate-binding protein, whose amino-acid sequence MKSNKTLLTTLLSMGLLASAGATQAAGWCESGKPVKFAGLNWESGMLLTDVLQVVLEKGYDCKTDSLPGNSITMENALSSNDIQVFAEEWVGRSEVWNKAEKAGKVVGVGAPVVGAVEGWYVPRYVIEGDAKRKLEPKAPDLKNIADLGKYSAVFKDAEEPSKGRFYNCPAGWTCELDNSEMLKSYGLENSYTNFRPGTGPALDAAVLSSYKRGEPILFYYWSPTPLMGQVDLVKLEEKPGVDKSVSIKVGLSKTFHEQAPELVAVLEKVNLPIDLLNQNLGRMAKERIESPKLAKIFLKEHPEVWHAWVSDDAAKKIDAAL is encoded by the coding sequence ATGAAATCGAACAAGACCCTGCTGACCACATTGCTTTCCATGGGCCTGCTCGCCAGTGCCGGCGCCACTCAGGCCGCCGGCTGGTGCGAATCGGGCAAACCGGTGAAATTCGCCGGGCTGAACTGGGAAAGCGGCATGCTGCTGACCGACGTGCTGCAAGTGGTGCTGGAAAAAGGTTACGACTGCAAGACCGACAGCCTGCCAGGCAACTCCATCACCATGGAAAACGCCCTGAGCAGTAACGATATTCAAGTGTTCGCCGAAGAGTGGGTCGGCCGCAGCGAGGTCTGGAACAAGGCCGAGAAGGCCGGCAAGGTTGTCGGTGTCGGCGCGCCAGTGGTTGGCGCGGTGGAAGGCTGGTACGTGCCGCGCTACGTGATCGAAGGCGACGCCAAGCGCAAGCTTGAGCCGAAAGCCCCTGACCTGAAAAACATCGCTGACCTGGGCAAATACTCCGCTGTGTTCAAGGACGCCGAAGAGCCATCCAAGGGCCGTTTCTACAACTGCCCGGCCGGCTGGACTTGTGAGCTGGACAACAGCGAAATGCTCAAGAGCTACGGTCTGGAAAACAGCTACACCAACTTCCGTCCGGGCACCGGCCCGGCACTGGATGCTGCGGTGCTGTCGAGCTACAAACGTGGTGAACCGATCCTGTTCTACTACTGGTCGCCAACCCCGCTGATGGGCCAGGTCGATCTGGTCAAGCTCGAAGAAAAACCGGGCGTCGACAAGAGTGTAAGCATCAAGGTCGGTCTGTCGAAAACCTTCCACGAACAAGCGCCAGAGCTGGTGGCCGTGCTGGAAAAGGTCAACCTGCCGATCGACCTGCTGAACCAGAACCTGGGCCGCATGGCGAAGGAACGTATCGAGTCGCCAAAACTGGCGAAAATCTTCCTCAAGGAACATCCTGAGGTCTGGCATGCGTGGGTCAGTGACGACGCAGCCAAGAAAATCGACGCGGCGCTGTAG
- the hutC gene encoding histidine utilization repressor translates to MGDSPAPLYARVKQMITQQIDSGNWPPHYRVPSESELVNQLGFSRMTINRALREMTADGLLVRMQGVGTFVAEPKSQSALFEVHNIADEIASRGHRHTCTVITLEEEAAGSERALALDMREGQKVFHSLIVHYENDIPVQIEDRFVNALVAPEYLKQDFTLQTPYAYLNQVAPLTEGEHVVEAILAEPSECKLLQIEKGEPCLLIRRRTWSGRQPVTAARLIHPGSRHRLEGRFHK, encoded by the coding sequence ATGGGCGACAGTCCGGCGCCCTTGTACGCCCGCGTCAAACAGATGATCACCCAGCAGATCGACAGCGGTAACTGGCCGCCGCACTACCGCGTGCCGTCGGAGAGCGAGCTGGTCAATCAGCTTGGCTTCAGCCGCATGACCATCAACCGTGCATTGCGTGAGATGACCGCCGACGGTCTGTTGGTGCGTATGCAAGGTGTCGGTACGTTCGTCGCCGAGCCGAAGAGCCAGTCCGCCTTGTTCGAAGTGCACAACATTGCCGACGAAATCGCCTCACGCGGTCACCGCCATACTTGTACGGTCATCACCCTCGAAGAAGAGGCCGCCGGTTCCGAGCGCGCCCTGGCGCTGGACATGCGTGAAGGGCAGAAGGTTTTCCACTCGCTGATCGTGCATTACGAAAACGACATTCCGGTGCAAATCGAAGACCGTTTCGTCAATGCGCTGGTCGCCCCGGAATACCTCAAGCAGGACTTCACCCTGCAAACGCCCTATGCCTATCTCAATCAGGTCGCGCCATTGACCGAAGGCGAGCATGTGGTCGAGGCGATTCTTGCCGAGCCGTCCGAGTGCAAGTTGCTGCAGATCGAGAAAGGCGAGCCTTGCCTGTTGATCCGTCGCCGTACCTGGTCGGGTCGTCAGCCAGTAACGGCTGCACGTTTGATTCACCCGGGTTCTCGTCATCGTCTGGAAGGACGCTTTCATAAATGA
- a CDS encoding HutD family protein: protein MSSEVKVLRAEGYPRMPWKNGGGSTEEITRDAGAGLDGFGWRLSIADIAESGGFSTFAGYQRVITVLQGDGMTLCVDGDDTRPLLPLDPFAFSGESQVSCTLLGGAIRDFNLIYAPQRYSARLQWLDGEQRFFSSASTVLVFSVSELLQVQVGDSAAQLGRHDCMQLDGNTGLVEVTSNAACCVIELLQN, encoded by the coding sequence ATGAGCAGTGAAGTGAAAGTTTTACGCGCCGAAGGCTACCCGCGCATGCCGTGGAAAAACGGCGGCGGCAGCACTGAAGAAATCACCCGTGACGCGGGTGCCGGTCTGGATGGTTTCGGCTGGCGGCTGTCGATTGCCGACATCGCCGAGTCAGGCGGCTTCTCCACATTCGCCGGATACCAGCGCGTGATCACGGTGTTGCAAGGCGATGGCATGACCTTGTGTGTCGACGGTGACGATACTCGTCCGTTGTTACCGCTGGACCCATTCGCTTTCAGTGGCGAGAGCCAGGTGTCCTGCACGTTGCTCGGTGGCGCGATTCGCGACTTCAACCTGATTTATGCGCCGCAACGTTACAGCGCGCGGTTGCAGTGGCTGGACGGTGAACAGCGGTTTTTCAGTTCGGCATCGACTGTGTTGGTGTTCAGTGTCAGTGAACTGCTGCAAGTGCAGGTCGGTGACAGCGCTGCGCAACTTGGCCGGCATGATTGCATGCAACTGGACGGTAACACCGGGCTGGTTGAGGTCACCAGCAATGCCGCTTGCTGCGTGATCGAACTCCTCCAAAACTGA
- a CDS encoding proline/glycine betaine ABC transporter permease, translated as MFPESFTFSIADWVNGWVDSLVTNYGDVFRHISDTLLWAIVNLEGLLRAAPWWLMLAIVGVIAWHATRKVLTTAVIVGLLFLVGAVGLWDKLMQTLALMMVATIISVLIGIPLGILSARSNRLRSVLMPLLDIMQTMPSFVYLIPVLMLFGLGKVPAIFATVIYAAPPLIRLTDLGIRQVDGEVMEAINAFGANRWQQLFGVQLPLALPSIMAGINQTTMMALSMVVIASMIGARGLGEDVLVGIQTLNVGRGLEAGLAIVILAVVIDRITQAYGRPRHEVSK; from the coding sequence ATGTTTCCCGAAAGCTTTACCTTTTCCATCGCCGACTGGGTCAACGGTTGGGTCGATTCGCTGGTCACCAACTACGGTGATGTGTTCCGCCATATCTCCGACACCCTGCTGTGGGCCATCGTCAACCTTGAAGGCCTGCTGCGCGCGGCGCCGTGGTGGTTGATGCTGGCGATCGTCGGTGTCATCGCCTGGCATGCCACGCGCAAAGTGCTGACCACGGCAGTCATCGTCGGTTTGCTGTTCCTCGTTGGCGCTGTCGGCCTGTGGGACAAGCTCATGCAGACGCTGGCGCTGATGATGGTCGCGACAATCATTTCGGTGCTGATCGGCATCCCGCTGGGGATTCTTTCGGCGCGCAGCAATCGCCTGCGTTCGGTGCTGATGCCGCTGCTCGACATCATGCAGACCATGCCGAGTTTCGTGTACCTGATCCCGGTGCTGATGTTGTTCGGCCTGGGCAAGGTGCCGGCGATTTTCGCCACCGTCATTTACGCCGCTCCACCGCTGATTCGACTGACCGATCTGGGTATTCGCCAGGTTGACGGCGAGGTCATGGAAGCGATCAACGCCTTCGGTGCCAACCGCTGGCAGCAACTGTTCGGCGTGCAACTGCCGCTGGCCCTGCCAAGCATCATGGCCGGGATCAACCAGACGACCATGATGGCCCTGTCGATGGTGGTGATCGCCTCGATGATCGGCGCCCGTGGTCTGGGTGAAGATGTGTTGGTGGGGATTCAGACCCTCAACGTCGGGCGCGGTCTTGAGGCCGGTCTGGCGATCGTGATTCTCGCAGTGGTCATCGACCGCATTACTCAGGCGTACGGTCGGCCACGGCATGAGGTGAGCAAATGA